A single region of the Nicotiana sylvestris chromosome 6, ASM39365v2, whole genome shotgun sequence genome encodes:
- the LOC104227544 gene encoding uncharacterized protein — translation MKLKLRISQFHLLILLFAVIFFSFTVSSHGLKPLPSHQDDEDICPRTQLTTDSCPINCFRPDPVCGVNGVTYWCGCPDAHCAEVRVAKLGPCTVGNGGSASVPGQALLLLHIVWLMLLGIYFLVGLL, via the coding sequence ATGAAATTAAAGTTGAGAATATCCCAATTCCATCTCCTAATTCTGCTATTTGCAGTCATTTTTTTCTCCTTTACTGTCAGTTCACACGGTTTAAAGCCACTGCCTTCCCATCAGGATGATGAAGATATCTGTCCTAGAACGCAACTAACTACGGATTCTTGCCCCATTAACTGTTTCCGACCCGACCCGGTTTGTGGCGTCAACGGGGTAACATACTGGTGTGGCTGCCCCGATGCTCATTGTGCTGAGGTCCGTGTTGCCAAGTTAGGGCCTTGCACTGTTGGAAATGGAGGGTCCGCTTCTGTTCCGGGTCAGGCCCTCCTCTTGCTTCATATTGTTTGGTTAATGCTTCTTGGTATTTATTTTCTAGTCGGGCTTCTTTAA